One part of the Phragmites australis chromosome 3, lpPhrAust1.1, whole genome shotgun sequence genome encodes these proteins:
- the LOC133910969 gene encoding dynamin-related protein 4C-like, translating into MGVKKANAADDAKGAITAAASGVTASAIAESYNDQIRPLLDAVDRLRHLKVTQEGIQLPTIVVVGDQSSGKSSVLESLAGISLPRGQGICTRVPLVMRLQDDPYADSPKLQLEYSNGRVVATTEAKVADAINAATAEIAGSGKGISDAPITLVVRKRGVPDLTLVDLPGITRVPVQGQPEDIYDQIAKIIKEYIAPKESIILNVLSATVDFPTCESIRMSQQVDRTGERTLAVVTKVDKAPEGLLEKVTMDDVHIGLGYVCVRNRIGDETYDQARVEEERLFKYHPLLSKIDKSMVGIPVLAQRLMQIQSAIIAKCLPDIVKQINDRLSRSSAELDQMPQDLNNVVDAVRVFFHIVKQVCTSLEKVLVRGDFDVYPEEREFHGTARIAEMLSGYAKKLPEQCPRSRGELFLMEEVRILEETKGINLPNFLPRSAFLVMLKKKVETVDQVPQDLVNGVWEYVEDLVMKIVLKHSDNFPQMQSSCRRAVQSLMDKARARSAQHVKELMEMELVADFTANPDYMKTWADIMVGFEEFMKAVEDHSKPTRITLVGFGEVDVSHLRVHADLAEKAFDLRARLTAYWKSIVLRLVDGLALHVLRAVKLLVEKDLEEELGNELLGNKFAGVERMLTPSPSTGTKRERLKKSIVLLRQSKEVVANIMDKISAAGEV; encoded by the coding sequence ATGGGGGTTAAGAAGGCGAACGCGGCCGACGATGCCAAGGGCGCGATCACGGCCGCGGCCAGCGGCGTGACGGCGAGCGCCATCGCCGAATCGTACAACGACCAGATCCGCCCGCTGCTCGACGCGGTGGACCGGCTGCGCCACCTCAAGGTGACCCAGGAGGGCATCCAGCTGCCCAccatcgtcgtcgtcggcgaCCAGTCCAGCGGCAAATCCAGCGTGCTCGAGTCGCTGGCCGGCATCAGCCTGCCGCGCGGGCAGGGCATCTGCACGCGCGTGCCACTCGTCATGCGCCTCCAGGACGACCCCTACGCCGACTCGCCCAAGCTACAGCTCGAGTACAGCAACGGCCGCGTGGTGGCCACCACCGAGGCCAAGGTCGCCGACGCCATCAACGCCGCGACCGCGGAGATCGCCGGGAGCGGCAAGGGCATCTCCGACGCGCCAATCACCCTCGTCGTGCGGAAGCGTGGCGTACCGGACCTCACCCTCGTTGACCTCCCCGGCATCACGCGCGTGCCCGTGCAGGGACAGCCCGAGGACATCTACGATCAGATCGCCAAGATCATAAAGGAGTACATTGCTCCGAAAGAAAGCATCATCCTGAACGTGCTCTCGGCCACAGTAGACTTCCCGACGTGCGAGTCCATCCGCATGTCTCAGCAAGTGGACCGCACCGGCGAGCGCACGCTCGCTGTGGTCACCAAGGTCGACAAGGCCCCCGAGGGCCTGCTTGAGAAAGTCACCATGGACGACGTGCACATCGGCCTCGGTTACGTCTGCGTTCGCAACCGCATCGGCGACGAGACGTACGACCAGGCGCGCGTTGAGGAGGAGCGGCTGTTCAAGTACCACCCCTTGCTTTCGAAGATTGACAAGTCCATGGTCGGCATCCCAGTCCTCGCGCAGCGTCTTATGCAGATACAATCTGCCATCATCGCCAAGTGCCTCCCCGACATCGTCAAGCAGATCAACGATCGCCTCAGCCGCAGCAGCGCCGAGCTCGACCAGATGCCACAGGATCTCAACAACGTTGTTGACGCGGTCAGAGTCTTCTTCCACATCGTCAAGCAGGTCTGCACTTCGCTGGAGAAGGTACTGGTGAGGGGAGACTTTGACGTGTACCCTGAAGAACGCGAGTTCCATGGCACGGCGCGCATCGCGGAGATGCTGAGCGGATACGCAAAGAAGCTGCCTGAACAATGCCCAAGGAGCAGAGGCGAGCTGTTCCTGATGGAGGAGGTGCGCATACTGGAAGAGACTAAGGGCATCAATCTCCCCAACTTCCTGCCAAGATCGGCATTCCTGGTCATGCTTAAGAAGAAGGTTGAGACAGTCGATCAAGTGCCTCAAGACCTTGTCAATGGTGTCTGGGAGTACGTCGAGGACCTGGTGATGAAGATTGTGCTGAAACACTCAGATAACTTCCCGCAGATGCAGTCGTCGTGCCGCCGCGCCGTCCAGAGCCTGATGGACAAggcgcgggcgcgctcggcGCAGCACGTCAAGGAGCTTATGGAGATGGAGCTGGTGGCGGACTTCACGGCGAACCCGGACTACATGAAGACATGGGCGGACATCATGGTAGGTTTCGAGGAGTTCATGAAGGCTGTGGAGGACCATTCAAAGCCGACGAGGATCACCCTGGTAGGCTTTGGCGAGGTCGACGTGTCGCATCTGAGGGTGCATGCCGACTTAGCAGAGAAGGCGTTCGACCTGAGGGCGCGGCTGACCGCGTACTGGAAGAGCATCGTTCTGAGGCTCGTGGATGGTCTGGCGCTGCACGTCCTTCGCGCCGTCAAGCTGCTCGTGGAGAAAGACCTCGAGGAGGAGCTCGGGAACGAGCTGCTGGGCAACAAGTTCGCCGGGGTGGAGAGGATGCTCACGCCGTCTCCGAGCACGGGAACGAAGCGTGAGCGCCTCAAGAAGAGCATCGTCCTTCTTCGGCAATCCAAGGAGGTTGTTGCCAACATCATGGACAAGATTAGCGCGGCGGGTGAAGTCTAG
- the LOC133912096 gene encoding putative metallophosphoesterase At3g03305 — translation MASELPLPTPLLLILLLILLLPPPCSSWQAKADDDASVSRSAFPMDGDVAWVVQVSDLHISAYRPERAANLARLLGKALRAIRPHLLLVTGDIIDAKNQGRTTSRQDEYEWITYKKTIDAIVGRGGIDKSRIFDIRGNHDTYGVPYRGGKLDFFSTYSVNSQLERLSIISSILLQGDSRSYLFLGIDDTMSVGIRFPANLFGHPTDKRIEAVNSELQYRTNHSNAPITKVVFGHFPMSFTTSSENGQRYESVFARQSISAYLCGHLHAKVSKQLWRYHEMRITTEDHKSSFWEWELGDWKDSRLMRILAIDRGAVSFIDHTLKQALQTSILVTYPTDSRSMNMLESKKWSMRNDINVLIFSHQIIRNVSARVFDSHNEFKIVEEIPLQPVASSSARRPLFHAKWNAETYRSPSPTRYWLQVFVLDSRGVKTSSEQKPFSVEGKMAIPPRPWLNYLVFEVQWEHMYQVLLRSNLAFTIVLLFTPKLLYYFVRRSSSYQRWAVSVLSSPIQQRKAYFWLVWFLMEGARSKPFWFSLVIYVLWLIEMPWFWGRATSENGEIARMYLSGWSMPFFDRGLTGDKLSNPDVLVITLPFLYLVVVPVIVLIYGLFAEKAIAYLRHSRRTEYAADAANMSAESASLLPGAPRALLTKFSNKMVSLMIQFCGGWTRRALLLACLITTAIHLKLCSMLMSAYGAAPVALSPPLTWMPLLLLGAAAYCTMLPAD, via the exons ATGGCCTCCGAACTCCCGCTCCCGACGCCTCTCCTCCTGATCCTGCTCTTGATCCTTCTCCTTCCGCCACCGTGCTCCTCGTGGCAAGCGAAGGCCGACGACGACGCGTCGGTGTCGAGGTCGGCCTTCCCCATGGACGGGGACGTGGCGTGGGTGGTGCAGGTCAGCGACCTCCACATCAGCGCCTACCGTCCGGAGCGCGCCGCTAACCTCGCGCGCCTCCTCGGCAAAGCCCTGCGCGCCatccggccccacctcctcctcgtcactggCGACATCATCG ACGCAAAGAATCAGGGAAGAACTACCTCAAGACAGGATGAATACGAATGGATTACCTACAAGAAAACTATTGATGCAATTGTTGGAAGAGGTGGCATTGATAAGAGCAGGATATTTGATATTAGAGGCAATCATGATACATATGGAGTGCCCTATAGAGGAGGAAAATTGGACTTCTTCTCAACTTACAGTGTGAACTCACAGCTTGAGCGATTAAGCATCATCAGTAGTATATTGCTTCAG GGAGACAGTAGAAGCTACCTCTTCCTGGGCATTGATGATACAATGAGTGTTGGCATACGGTTTCCTGCAAATCTATTTGGTCATCCAACCGATAAGAGGATTGAAGCAGTAAATTCAGAACTCCAATACCGGACCAATCATTCTAATGCTCCAATTACAAAAGTTGTTTTTGGACATTTCCCCATGTCATTCACTACATCATCTGAAAACGGACAGCGCTACGAAAGTGTGTTTGCAAGGCAGTCAATTTCAGCGTACCTATGCGGCCATCTGCATGCAAAAGTTAGTAAGCAGCTTTGGAGGTATCATGAAATGAGAATAACAACAGAAGATCACAAGTCAAGCTTTTGGGAATGGGAACTTGGAGACTGGAAGGACTCTAGATTGATGAGGATTTTAGCAATAGATAGAGGTGCAGTCTCCTTCATAGACCACACATTAAAACAGGCACTCCAAACTTCCATCTTGGTCACATATCCGACAGATTCAAGAAGCATGAATATGTTGGAATCAAAGAAGTGGTCAATGAGAAATGATATAAatgttcttattttttctcatcaaaTTATCCGTAATGTGAGTGCAAGAGTCTTCGACTCTCATAATGAGTTTAAGATAGTTGAGGAGATACCTTTGCAGCCTGTTGCCAGCTCTTCTGCTCGCAGACCCTTGTTCCATGCCAAATGGAATGCTGAAACCTACAGAAGTCCATCCCCTACTCGCTACTGGTTGCAGGTATTTGTGCTTGATTCTCGTGGTGTAAAGACTTCAAGTGAGCAGAAACCATTTTCAGTCGAGGGTAAGATGGCAATTCCCCCACGCCCATGGCTCAACTACCTGGTCTTTGAAGTCCAATGGGAACACATGTATCAAGTTCTTCTGAGGAGTAATTTGGCCTTCACCATTGTATTGTTGTTCACCCCCAAACTGTTGTATTATTTTGTTAGGAGAAGTTCATCGTACCAAAGATGGGCTGTGTCAGTTCTATCATCCCCTATCCAGCAGAGAAAGGCTTACTTTTGGTTGGTCTGGTTCTTAATGGAGGGTGCAAGGAGTAAACCTTTCTGGTTTTCTCTTGTCATATATGTGCTCTGGCTCATCGAAATGCCATGGTTTTGGGGTCGCGCGACATCTGAAAATGGAGAAATTGCTCGAATGTATTTATCTGGATGGAGTATGCCATTTTTTGACAGGGGCTTGACGGGTGACAAACTGAGCAACCCAGATGTGCTAGTCATCACACTACCTTTCCTATATCTGGTGGTTGTCCCTGTAATAGTTCTTATATATGGCTTGTTTGCAGAAAAGGCTATTGCTTATTTGCGACATAGCAGAAGAACAGAATATGCTGCTGATGCAGCAAATATGTCTGCCGAATCGGCAAGCTTGCTACCAGGTGCTCCAAGGGCTTTACTAACGAAATTCTCTAACAAGATGGTGTCCTTGATGATCCAGTTTTGTGGTGGCTGGACAAGGAGGGCTCTTCTACTTGCATGTTTGATCACTACAGCGATACATTTAAAG CTTTGTTCAATGCTAATGTCCGCTTATGGAGCAGCACCAGTGGCATTGTCTCCCCCATTAACTTGGATGCCACTGTTATTATTAGGTGCTGCTGCCTATTGTACAATGCTCCCTGCAGATTAA